In Nasonia vitripennis strain AsymCx chromosome 2, Nvit_psr_1.1, whole genome shotgun sequence, a genomic segment contains:
- the LOC100116940 gene encoding microtubule-associated protein futsch isoform X1 — translation MAALSSGPCRPGIILYLALVILAARSTHSAPVYETDSTQVAEYEGGAASGCYYNFQHYQEGARIITNEPCLNCTCHNRMLMCYLRVCPFSKAIGQDCKVEKRPDQCCPVITCPDLPVQLLTSTTSSPSSPAAASTELGFPDSYGCNVNDKFFADGAQLPVDANNPCELCYCIRNKTTCLMQQCTLSVAGCRPVYQPGICCPVKYNCEYDEESLAATTPGLIMTTTMAPGTAPPQCHHEGKMYEDGELIYTIQPCQHCYCFHGEILCAVQECGKPMESHGKNCTALPPLDGECCPTTYQCEDDFGNIATEIPEIADKKDATEQPEAQKESFPGADNAIPEEIPTTTERQQTVSQLGNEVPESEPTKASVTDEVQATTAEPESDVAVDSTDAPQPEIKAAEPDHSEATPESELTSATVVDEASEKPTESEKVLPQATEEPENPSTEASSDLPPRIAGQEDAEEGKEKPTEASLAPEDTTQSKTSPAQEEGEISPSSVEAAAPTEANAAAVDEAETTVAPRVGDDETSPADDELTSAVSTEKQATEPEQPTSASSISEEDIVDTTPAEAFPAEKSEEHTAPVDGATEKSSEISSPDSETMTEEAVSKDVTESTLSSSSTEAAKSDLSTETDQLSTIKPTPESTQDKEDELTTVSQETVTASPEEDKPEETVFDITPEGSTSSSVDEEAGKTAEPIATDAPPAVSAGEDEKPEGGDAEVTPGSTTVAALDEESKPKEAVPEVTPESPIDEEAGKTAEPIATDAPPAISAGEDEKPEEGEAEVTLGSTTVAASDEEGKPKETVPEVTPESSTDSSTEEEAGKTAEPILTDAPPAVSAGEAEKPEGSDAEVTPESTTAAASDEESKPKEQESSTPEELLSASTPSAVDEASEKSGTDETSPESPKEATPEDNVEEPKAPEQGPTGIPIPDRVPEHKAEDKDAVTDSAVTEGYQPTGSGIPHKVDSLLTEAPESGPTTYLPPAGTSTEERQPSTPLYEALPKEDEVEGQTTELSITPKAPSDKTTVGAPDEVGPTEDESEIKKEPSETSTGQPEEENPIDEELTSAKTSSPEASSTSSPVIDEESDVAGTETPTEELSVDEATPSAVSTEKSSPKKDDEEEGKPEVSEGSISEEPTTASGQEEVPTMPTSDVEKSDDQKTPEAETPEPTKASDVDISTPEIEAASTDKPEDFSASSSTEKPSEPESTVESDVTPIPAVSSEEPESGSDVEHSTDMPASSTESAPIDETSVETTEIPSAGESEPSKPASPEETSEASTEASKDVEQPITDSTTQPIDKVQPVSDQTTDETKEEKPTEPSVETGDQTSPSIETKLNDQETPKETPTTESAIESKPFEDRSDATMPPAPESVPTSHPETGSVTDELMSTVDTSEESTEDQFGKDGDSSHSTEATVASSLAPEVEVEMSTPSDERPSGIPGEGNCLVDGQSYTNNSVIPPPDSCHLNCRCISSQVNCEKVQCSPPPADVPNCTPVFEPNACCPMYTCESTPSVQPEADNQMSDHHTSTSSDDNVTPTTQKVAVDESTDATEKTPSKDEAEPEMMTTTPSVKSEPESTPEEPESGKENIPTLSPVGEEISSSVVPESTSTSTEAEMSVKGAEEEPSTPEDDKSKVDEEKLSTVTSETPESEEEGVSETTSSIQTSSTEATEEDKSKLPEEEIATPASEDTVSAQSTERTDESPKPEDDSAGSVEPSPSPEATNAPEEDVTTTPSSKSTELEVEKAEPTEPAQEVETTEKPKDTAQPDEEATPTGAPLEPVDAETQKPISESGEASTTSPASPESELTSADTSESATPSVEEQTEKVQEPEIEKEPISTEASLASSSETPAEPSATKSSIPESSTELDSETQKPEVAEVEPEVTVPSVEEASETSAAVTEPTSTGEEAKKPEDTTESVGTDKPEDVSEVTGSTESSSNVPSVSTEKDLTVPVVVSIEDEQVSSSEPAVTGTSEEATSKAPSDDVTAPHEPELTSVTESVTEQEQTSSEASSTASPSDESTPEAKPVDENKPEETPIEAQPEPDTTESGEAATVKSIEQPEVDTEMEKTTEKPEEKQPEEEKPEEKIPEEEKLEEQTPEEEKPEEQKPEEEKAKQDTTESTDEATGEAQTVSEETITLSTPSEAGESDVKEKPTESLIETEKETSEPSVELTSSGTIDSKIGVETEGSTAAEDQAAVTEASTEASKVDESSSPISAEPTDEDQKSPALAETSTETPVAKDKIDEPEEATSEKPDEEIPSHEELTTVEPTKVEAYPDEETSHAPSESPDKELMSTVFDSSEETSSESEKKDLTTEAAISETSSSEPTVSEKPDEKEEEPTATAASEEPTSSDAGSSTSEVPTTASTDAEDQSTKAAVPADEQSSVEPSEAITPEADQYHVDQQTEEPAAPGAPSEEEQKPVEDHTSTVHPETVKPYTRPDFPDQQMPETDDASIFPPDGADIKDQFNPDEAEPETDDYDDQAVYGPGTCRYGGKIYMSAQQIPRDDACDFCFCFRSDIICLQQSCPPPIPGCHEEPIGGFCCPRYECPVSMATSLNITTTTTTTTTTVPPHFLSHAYKGSAVRGGCQIGNKAYRVGEEIKSKSGPCMSCTCGGDGKMKCEPKACSASPMLKEMIAHAAAKKRRR, via the exons ATGGCGGCGCTGAGTTCCGGGCCCTGCCGACCCGGGATCATCCTGTACCTGGCTCTCGTCATTCTAGCCGCTAGGAGCACGCATTCCG CGCCGGTGTACGAAACCGACTCCACACAGGTCGCCGAGTATGAGGGAG GTGCAGCGAGCGGATGCTACTACAACTTCCAACACTACCAAGAAGGCGCGCGGATCATCACGAACGAGCCGTGCCTGAACTGCACGTGCCACAACCGAATGCTGATGTGCTACCTGAGGGTGTGCCCCTTCTCCAAGGCGATAGGTCAGGACTGCAAGGTGGAGAAGCGCCCGGACCAGTGCTGCCCGGTCATCACCTGCCCGGACCTGCCCGTCCAGTTGCTCACCTCGACCACGAGCTCGCCCTCCTCCCCCGCGGCCGCCTCCACCGAGCTCGGCTTCCCCGACTCCTACGGATGCAACGTCAACGACAAGTTCTTCGCCGACGGCGCCCAGCTGCCCGTCGACGCCAACAACCCCTGTGAGCTCTGCTACTGCATCAGGAACAAGACCACCTGCCTCATGCAGCAGTGCACGCTCTCCGTCGCCGGATGCAGGCCCGTCTACCAGCCCGGAATCTGCTGCCCCGTCAAATACAACTGCG AGTACGACGAGGAAAGCCTGGCTGCCACGACGCCCGGCCTGAtaatgacgacgacgatggcCCCGGGCACGGCGCCTCCCCAGTGCCACCACGAGGGCAAGATGTACGAGGACGGCGAGCTCATCTACACGATACAGCCCTGCCAGCACTGCTACTGCTTCCACGGGGAGATCCTCTGCGCGGTGCAGGAGTGCGGCAAGCCCATGGAGTCCCACGGCAAGAACTGCACGGCCCTGCCGCCGCTCGACGGCGAGTGCTGCCCGACCACGTATCAGTGCG AGGACGATTTCGGAAACATCGCGACGGAGATTCCCGAGATCGCCGACAAGAAGGACGCCACCGAGCAGCCCGAGGCCCAGAAGGAGTCGTTCCCCGGAGCCGACAACGCCATTCCCGAAGAGATACCCACCACCACCGAGAGGCAGCAGACGGTGTCGCAGCTCGGAAACGAGGTGCCCGAGTCCGAGCCGACCAAGGCCAGCGTCACCGATGAGGTTCAAGCCACGACCGCCGAGCCCGAGAGCGATGTCGCCGTCGATTCGACGGACGCCCCGCAGCCCGAAATCAAGGCGGCCGAGCCCGACCACTCCGAGGCGACGCCAGAGTCCGAGCTCACGTCCGCCACGGTGGTCGACGAGGCTTCCGAAAAGCCGaccgagagcgagaaggtACTGCCACAGGCTACGGAAGAGCCTGAGAACCCGTCGACGGAAGCCTCCAGCGACCTTCCGCCGAGAATAGCCGGACAAGAGGACGCCGAGGAGGGGAAGGAGAAGCCAACGGAGGCCAGCCTTGCTCCGGAAGACACGACGCAATCGAAAACTTCACCTGCCCAAGAAGAAGGAGAGATCAGCCCGTCGAGCGTCGAGGCGGCAGCCCCGACGGAAGCCAACGCAGCAGCGGTCGACGAGGCCGAGACGACTGTTGCGCCTCGAGTTGGAGACGACGAAACTTCGCCAGCCGACGACGAGCTGACCAGCGCGGTATCGACGGAGAAACAAGCCACGGAGCCAGAACAGCCGACCAGCGCTTCTTCGATCTCCGAAGAAGATATCGTTGACACGACCCCAGCGGAAGCCTTCCCGGCCGAAAAATCAGAAGAGCACACGGCACCGGTCGACGGAGCCACCGAGAAATCTAGTGAAATTTCTAGTCCAGACAGCGAAACGATGACGGAAGAAGCCGTTAGCAAGGACGTAACAGAGTCCACGCTTTCTTCTTCCAGCACAGAAGCAGCGAAGTCAGATCTCTCTACTGAAACTGATCAACTCAGCACAATCAAACCTACTCCCGAAAGCACCCAGGACAAGGAAGACGAGCTCACGACCGTGAGTCAAGAAACTGTGACTGCCAGTCCCGAAGAAGACAAGCCGGAGGAGACCGTTTTCGACATCACTCCCGAAGGCTCCACTAGCTCCAGTGTCGACGAGGAAGCCGGCAAGACTGCCGAGCCAATCGCCACCGACGCTCCTCCAGCGGTATCTGCTGGTGAAGACGAGAAGCCAGAGGGAGGCGATGCCGAAGTCACTCCCGGATCTACGACAGTAGCAGCTTTGGATGAGGAGAGCAAACCTAAGGAGGCCGTTCCCGAGGTCACTCCTGAAAGCCCCATTGACGAGGAAGCCGGCAAGACTGCCGAGCCAATCGCCACCGACGCTCCTCCAGCGATATCTGCTGGTGAAGACGAGAAGCCAGAGGAAGGCGAGGCCGAGGTCACGCTAGGATCTACGACGGTAGCAGCTTCCGATGAAGAAGGCAAGCCTAAGGAGACCGTTCCCGAGGTCACCCCTGAAAGCTCCACTGACTCCAGCACTGAGGAGGAAGCCGGCAAGACCGCCGAGCCGATCCTCACTGACGCTCCTCCAGCGGTGTCTGCTGGTGAAGCTGAAAAGCCAGAAGGAAGCGATGCCGAAGTGACTCCTGAATCTACGACGGCAGCGGCTTCAGATGAAGAGAGCAAGCCCAAGGAGCAAGAAAGTTCGACTCCCGAAGAGTTGCTATCGGCATCGACTCCATCGGCTGTTGATGAAGCTTCTGAGAAGTCAGGAACGGATGAAACTTCGCCAGAATCTCCCAAGGAGGCTACTCCAGAGGACAATGTTGAAGAACCCAAAGCACCGGAACAAGGACCTACTGGAATTCCGATCCCAGATAGAGTACCTGAGCACAAAGCCGAGGACAAAGATGCTGTAACTGACTCTGCGGTCACCGAAGGATATCAACCCACGGGAAGTGGAATACCACATAAAGTAGACAGCTTGCTTACGGAAGCACCAGAATCCGGCCCTACCACGTACCTACCTCCTGCAGGCACCAGTACGGAAGAACGACAGCCATCCACCCCACTGTACGAAGCTCTACCTAAAGAAGACGAAGTGGAAGGACAAACTACAGAGCTGTCCATTACACCTAAAGCTCCTTCCGATAAAACAACTGTCGGTGCTCCCGACGAAGTAGGCCCTACTGAAGATGAATCCGAGATCAAGAAAGAGCCATCAGAGACAAGCACTGGTCAGCCTGAGGAAGAAAATCCAATTGATGAGGAGTTGACGTCTGCCAAAACATCCAGCCCAGAAGCTAGTTCGACAAGCTCACCAGTAATCGACGAAGAGAGCGATGTAGCTGGTACCGAGACACCCACTGAGgaactttcagtagacgaagCTACACCATCAGCCGTTTCTACGGAAAAATCTTCGCCTAAGAAGGACGACGAAGAGGAAGGTAAACCGGAAGTTAGCGAAGGCTCTATTTCTGAAGAACCTACAACTGCCTCTGGCCAGGAGGAAGTTCCGACGATGCCAACATCTGACGTGGAGAAGAGCGACGACCAGAAGACTCCAGAAGCAGAAACTCCTGAGCCTACAAAGGCTTCTGACGTTGACATTTCAACTCCGGAAATAGAGGCTGCCTCGACCGATAAACCAGAAGATTTCTCTGCAAGTTCGTCAACGGAAAAACCAAGTGAGCCGGAATCCACTGTTGAATCCGATGTAACGCCTATTCCAGCAGTAAGCAGTGAGGAACCAGAATCCGGAAGCGACGTTGAGCATTCAACCGATATGCCTGCAAGTTCCACAGAATCGGCACCTATCGACGAAACATCGGTAGAAACAACTGAAATTCCAAGTGCCGGCGAATCTGAACCAAGCAAACCTGCAAGTCCTGAAGAGACTTCAGAAGCCAGTACTGAAGCAAGCAAAGATGTTGAGCAACCAATTACAGACAGCACTACGCAACCAATCGACAAAGTTCAGCCGGTCTCTGATCAAACAACGGACGAAACTAAAGAAGAGAAACCGACTGAACCATCGGTAGAAACGGGAGACCAGACTTCTCCATCTATCGAAACAAAACTTAATGATCAAGAAACGCCGAAAGAAACGCCCACTACTGAGTCTGCTATTGAAAGTAAACCATTCGAAGATAGATCCGATGCTACTATGCCACCAGCACCAGAATCAGTACCAACGAGTCATCCAGAAACTGGATCAGTCACTGACGAACTGATGTCTACAGTAGACACATCAGAAGAATCTACCGAAGACCAGTTTGGCAAGGATGGTGACTCCAGTCATTCAACGGAAGCTACTGTGGCGAGTAGCCTTGCTCCAGAAGTTGAAGTTGAAATGTCGACACCTTCGGACGAACGTCCATCCGGTATCCCAGGCGAAGGCAATTGCCTTGTAGACGGTCAATCTTACACCAATAATTCAGTCATTCCTCCACCAGACTCTTGCCATCTCAATTGTCGATGCATCAGCAGTCAAGTGAATTGCGAGAAGGTACAATGTTCACCACCACCCGCTGACGTGCCTAACTGTACTCCTGTATTCGAGCCAAACGCGTGTTGTCCAATGTACACGTGCGAATCCACTCCAAGCGTTCAGCCTGAAGCGGATAATCAAATGTCCGATCATCATACGTCAACTTCTTCTGATGACAACGTAACTCCAACAACACAAAAGGTAGCCGTGGATGAATCCACCGATGCCACAGAGAAAACACCAAGCAAAGACGAAGCTGAGCCAGAGATGATGACAACCACGCCATCTGTTAAATCAGAGCCGGAATCTACACCAGAAGAACCTGAATCTGGCAAAGAAAATATTCCGACATTGTCTCCTGTTGGCGAAGAAATCAGCTCTTCAGTCGTTCCAGAAAGTACTTCGACTTCTACAGAAGCTGAGATGTCCGTGAAGGGTGCCGAAGAAGAACCTTCTACTCCTGAAGACGATAAGAGCAAGGTTGACGAAGAAAAGCTGTCGACTGTAACCTCTGAGACACCTGAGTCTGAAGAAGAAGGAGTATCTGAAACAACTTCATCTATTCAAACTTCATCAACTGAAGCAACAGAGGAGGACAAGAGTAAACTTCCAGAAGAAGAGATTGCGACTCCAGCATCCGAAGACACCGTTTCTGCTCAGTCCACAGAGCGTACCGATGAATCTCCTAAACCAGAAGATGATTCGGCTGGTTCAGTGGAACCTTCTCCAAGCCCAGAAGCAACTAACGCTCCGGAAGAGGATGTTACTACAACTCCTTCTAGCAAATCAACCGAATTGGAAGTTGAAAAGGCAGAACCAACCGAACCCGCTCAGGAAGTTGAAACCACAGAGAAACCTAAAGATACTGCCCAACCAGATGAAGAAGCAACTCCAACAGGCGCTCCTCTGGAACCTGTTGATGCTGAAACACAGAAACCAATCTCGGAATCTGGCGAGGCATCGACTACATCACCTGCATCGCCGGAATCAGAACTGACCTCTGCGGATACTTCTGAAAGCGCAACGCCATCGGTAGAAGAACAGACAGAAAAAGTACAAGAGCCTGAAATCGAAAAGGAGCCTATATCTACTGAAGCCAGTTTAGCGTCTAGTAGCGAGACACCTGCTGAACCAAGTGCCACCAAATCTTCGATTCCAGAATCGTCTACTGAATTAGATTCCGAAACACAGAAACCAGAAGTTGCTGAAGTTGAACCAGAGGTAACTGTTCCATCTGTTGAAGAAGCCTCCGAGACTTCAGCAGCTGTCACAGAGCCAACCTCTACTGGCGAAGAAGCTAAGAAACCTGAAGATACAACCGAAAGTGTGGGAACCGATAAACCCGAGGACGTATCAGAAGTTACTGGAAGTACCGAATCATCTTCCAATGTGCCTTCAGTATCAACTGAAAAGGACCTGACAGTACCTGTTGTTGTCAGTATTGAAGATGAACAAGTATCGTCTTCGGAACCAGCAGTTACTGGTACCTCAGAAGAAGCTACATCTAAAGCACCAAGTGACGATGTGACTGCGCCACATGAGCCAGAACTGACAAGTGTAACAGAATCAGTTACCGAACAAGAACAAACATCTTCGGAGGCTTCTAGTACAGCCTCGCCATCGGACGAGAGCACCCCCGAAGCTAAACCAGTAGATGAAAACAAACCAGAGGAAACACCGATTGAAGCTCAGCCAGAGCCAGACACTACCGAGTCTGGAGAGGCGGCAACTGTCAAGAGTATTGAACAGCCAGAAGTAGATACGGAAATGGAGAAGACTACGGAAAAACCAGAAGAGAAGCAACCAGAGGAAGAAAAACCAGAGGAGAAAATCCCAGAGGAAGAAAAGCTAGAAGAGCAAACACCAGAGGAGGAAAAACCTGAAGAGCAAAAACCAGAGGAGGAGAAAGCAAAGCAAGATACCACTGAAAGCACGGACGAAGCCACTGGTGAAGCTCAGACTGTGAGTGAAGAAACAATCACGCTATCGACACCTTCTGAAGCAGGAGAATCTGATGTCAAGGAAAAGCCAACTGAATCATTGATCGAGACGGAGAAGGAAACTTCAGAACCATCTGTTGAATTGACTTCTTCGGGAACAATTGACAGTAAAATCGGCGTTGAGACTGAAGGATCCACTGCAGCTGAAGATCAAGCAGCAGTTACGGAAGCAAGTACGGAGGCCAGTAAAGTCGATGAATCTAGTTCGCCGATTTCTGCGGAACCAACTGACGAAGACCAGAAATCTCCAGCTCTTGCTGAAACTTCCACTGAGACTCCTGTAGCTAAAGATAAGATTGATGAGCCCGAAGAGGCAACGAGCGAAAAACCGGACGAGGAAATTCCATCGCATGAAGAACTTACAACCGTTGAACCAACAAAGGTTGAAGCGTATCCCGACGAGGAGACTTCACACGCTCCCTCTGAATCTCCAGACAAAGAGCTCATGTCTACTGTGTTTGACAGTAGCGAAGAAACTTCGAGCGAGAGTGAAAAGAAGGATCTTACGACCGAAGCAGCTATCTCAGAAACGTCTTCCAGTGAGCCAACAGTTAGCGAGAAACCGGACGAGAAAGAGGAGGAGCCAACTGCGACTGCTGCCTCCGAAGAGCCCACGTCATCGGACGCTGGCAGTTCAACGAGCGAAGTGCCAACGACGGCGTCGACCGATGCTGAAGATCAAAGCACAAAGGCAGCCGTACCAGCGGATGAACAGTCGAGTGTCGAACCATCCGAAGCGATTACTCCTGAAGCTGATCAATACCACGTTGATCAACAAACTGAAGAACCAGCTGCGCCAGGAGCTCCCAGTGAAGAAGAGCAAAAACCAGTCGAAGATCACACTAGTACGGTACATCCAGAAACCGTCAAGCCCTACACCCGTCCAGACTTTCCAGACCAACAGATGCCCGAAACCGACGATGCCAGCATTTTCCCGCCGGACGGTGCCGATATCAAGGATCAATTCAACCCCGACGAAGCCGAACCCGAAACAGACGACTACGACGACCAGGC